A DNA window from Drosophila sechellia strain sech25 chromosome X, ASM438219v1, whole genome shotgun sequence contains the following coding sequences:
- the LOC6620306 gene encoding sushi, von Willebrand factor type A, EGF and pentraxin domain-containing protein 1 produces MFCCNMLLDASVATSTSTSISTYPLQRATKRDMTPPNAMALIMLLLLALCAAGNGQICGPPAVPLNAKVRTITVDSQIAEAHYECDAGYELFGPSAVKCDRRTGWERDLPFCGVNVAYRKPVNQSSYTRSGPASYANDGKPGNKNPDGQECSETQKEPSPWWRVDLLTPQAVHVVRITTRGCCGHQPLQDLEIRVGNSSADLQRNPLCAWYPGTLDEGVVKTFTCARPLVGQYVAIQLVGVEGSLSLCEVETFTNDEFSMDRCLSPKIGVDTVVTTFSKTCYDFHITKGESFDKAQAICKQTGGDLVHDFRGATSSYILSELERRKSELKPQLVWIGAQKEPGITSRTWKWVNGDVVQKPTWGKDQPNNYNGEQNCVVLDGGRNWLWNDVGCNLDYLHFICQHSPLSCGSPDAQQNTTVMGKKFTLGEKIQYTCPKGHSLLGQTERECRLDGTWSGSSPTCKYVDCGSLPELKFGSIHMSEERTSFGVVASYSCHENYTLIGNENRTCAVDGWSGKQPECLVDWCPDPQPIAGGDVRFNDKRAGSTATYVCEPGYVLVGEAIISCGLGGEWSSKTPSCRFVDCGAPARPNRGIAILLNGTTTVNSVVKYECDEDHWLDGQSELYCTRDGKWSGEAPVCELVTCETPSVPSGSFVIGYDYNVHSKIQYNCDPGHIMHGTPVLECLDSGEWSADAPYCEYIDCGTILPIPYGSHKYVTNTTYVGSEVVFSCSQSHKLSGVLKRTCLESAVWSDASPKCEEIRCPEPKLAAHSLLSVTGNDRMYGRTLIRTAESSQNTAQTYKIGALAKYRCERGYKMVGEALATCTDSGQWSGTIPECVYVECGAPEGINNGKVVLATNATYYGAAVLYECNVNFKLNGVSRRLCTEHGNWSHEAPECVEVVCDTPNINENLIVEAGPRAVGSVATFKCAKGRIMMGNDTRVCQKNGKWTGKSPTCRPVDCGRPLAIENGRVIVVNDSTLYGGSAEYHCIPNYNRIGQYLRKCTEDGAWSGKQPRCELATAEGQETSELGTGVGIGATVIVALLVIFGLIFLYRNKARPVKNTENVQAAETKDERNAAVMSYSTLEANNRMHMDNNPSATFNTFHGGAGGRSNGGGNPDANSNGERLNNNRSENIYDQIPNEQFYDAPYEMRTNDEVYEPEPVASNVITINGISVR; encoded by the exons ATGTTTTGCTGCAACATGCTGCTGGATGCATCCGtggccacatccacatccacatccatatccACATATCCATTGCAACGGGCCACAAAAAGAGACATGACTCCTCCAAATGCAATGGCACTCattatgctgctgctgctggcactGTGCGCAGCTGGGAATGGCCAAA TCTGCGGTCCGCCGGCGGTGCCGCTGAATGCCAAGGTGCGAACCATCACCGTTGACTCCCAGATCGCGGAGGCGCACTACGAGTGCGACGCTGGCTACGAGCTCTTCGGGCCATCGGCGGTCAAGTGTGACCGGCGGACGGGCTGGGAGCGGGACCTGCCCTTCTGCGGGGTGAATGTGGCGTACCGCAAGCCGGTCAACCAGAGCTCCTACACGCGCAGCGGTCCTGCTAGCTATGCGAACGATGGCAAGCCGGGCAACAAG AATCCCGATGGCCAGGAGTGCTCCGAGACGCAGAAGGAGCCATCGCCGTGGTGGCGCGTCGATCTCCTCACCCCGCAGGCGGTGCACGTGGTGCGGATAACGACGCGCGGCTGCTGCGGCCATCAGCCACTGCAGGATCTGGAGATCCGTGTGGGCAACAGCAGTGCGGATCTGCAGCGGAATCCGCTGTGCGCCTGGTATCCGGGCACCCTGGACGAGGGCGTGGTGAAGACCTTCACGTGCGCGCGCCCACTGGTCGGCCAGTATGTGGCCATTCAGCTGGTGGGCGTGGAGGGCAGCCTCAGCTTGTGCGAGGTGGAGACCTTCACCAACGACGAGTTCTCCATGGATCGATGCCTGAGTCCGAAAATCGGTGTGGACACCGTGGTAACGACATTCTCGAAAACCTGCTACGACTTTCATATCACAAAAGGAGAAAGCTTCGACAAGGCGCAAGCCATTTGCAAGCAAACTG GTGGCGACTTGGTACACGATTTTCGTGGCGCCACCAGTTCGTACATCTTGTCCGAGCTGGAGCGCCGGAAGAGCGAACTGAAGCCGCAGCTTGTGTGGATTGGCGCCCAAAAGGAGCCGGGCATCACATCGCGCACCTGGAAATGGGTGAACG GCGATGTGGTGCAAAAGCCCACCTGGGGCAAGGACCAGCCGAACAACTACAATGGCGAGCAGAACTGCGTGGTCCTCGATGGAGGTCGCAATTGGCTGTGGAACGATGTGGGCTGCAATCTGGACTATCTGCACTTCATCTGCCAACACT CTCCATTGTCTTGCGGCTCGCCGGATGCCCAGCAAAACACCACTGTCATGGGCAAAAAGTTCACTCTGGGCGAGAAGATCCAGTACACCTGTCCCAAGGGCCACTCGCTGCTCGGTCAGACGGAACGGGAGTGCAGACTCGATGGCACTTGGAGTGGCTCCTCGCCGACCTGCAAAT ATGTGGACTGCGGCAGTCTGCCGGAGCTGAAGTTTGGTTCCATCCACATGTCGGAGGAGCGGACGAGCTTCGGCGTGGTGGCCTCGTACAGTTGCCACGAGAACTACACGCTGATCGGGAATGAGAATCGCACGTGCGCCGTGGACGGCTGGAGTGGCAAGCAGCCGGAGTGCCTGGTGGACTGGTGTCCGGATCCGCAGCCCATAGCCGGTGGCGATGTGCGATTCAATGACAAGCGGGCCGGTTCCACGGCCACGTACGTTTGTGAGCCGGGCTATGTGCTGGTTGGCGAGGCG ATCATCTCGTGCGGCTTGGGTGGCGAGTGGTCCAGCAAGACGCCCTCTTGCAGATTCGTCGATTGTGGTGCACCGGCACGACCAAATCGTGGCATTGCCATCCTGCTGAACGGCACCACCACCGTCAATTCGGTGGTCAAGTACGAGTGCGACGAGGATCACTGGTTGGACGGGCAGTCGGAGCTCTATTGCACCCGGGATGGCAAGTGGTCGGGTGAGGCGCCCGTCTGCGAACTGGTCACCTGCGAGACGCCATCGGTGCCATCCGGTTCGTTTGTCATCGGCTACGATTACAATGTCCATTCGAAGATCCAGTACAACTGCGATCCCGGTCACATCATGCACGGCACTCCGGTGCTCGAGTGTCTGGACTCCGGGGAATGGAGTGCCGATGCGCCCTACTGTGAAT ATATCGACTGCGGCACAATCCTGCCCATTCCCTATGGCAGCCACAAGTACGTGACGAATACCACATATGTGGGCTCCGAGGTGGTCTTCAGCTGCTCCCAATCGCACAAACTGAGCGGAGTCCTCAAGCGCACGTGCCTGGAATCGGCTGTCTGGAGCGATGCGTCGCCCAAGTGCGAGG AGATCCGTTGTCCGGAACCGAAACTGGCTGCGCACAGTCTGCTCTCCGTCACCGGGAATGATCGCATGTATGGAAGGACACTTATCCGCACCGCTGAATCCTCGCAGAACACAGCTCAAACCTACAA GATTGGAGCACTGGCCAAGTACCGATGCGAACGGGGCTACAAGATGGTGGGCGAGGCACTGGCCACCTGCACGGATAGTGGACAATGGAGCGGCACCATTCCGGAATGTGTGT ATGTGGAGTGCGGTGCTCCGGAGGGCATCAACAATGGCAAGGTGGTCCTGGCCACAAATGCCACCTACTACGGCGCCGCTGTCCTCTACGAGTGCAATGTGAACTTCAAGCTGAACGGAGTATCACGACGCCTGTGCACGGAGCACGGCAACTGGAGCCACGAGGCGCCGGAATGCGTCGAGGTGGTCTGCGATACGCCCAACATCAATGAGAATCTGATCGTAGAGGCGGGTCCGCGTGCTGTGGGTTCCGTGGCCACCTTCAAGTGCGCCAAGGGCAGGATCATGATGGGAAACGATACGCGCGTCTGCCagaaaaatggcaaatggacTGGCAAGAGTCCCACCTGCAGAC CCGTCGACTGTGGTCGTCCGCTGGCCATCGAGAATGGTCGGGTGATAGTGGTCAACGATTCCACGCTGTACGGCGGGTCGGCGGAGTATCACTGCATACCGAACTACAACCGGATTGGCCAATACCTGCGCAAGTGCACCGAGGATGGAGCCTGGAGCGGCAAGCAGCCGCGCTGTGAATTGGCCACGGCGGAGGGTCAGGAGACTTCGGAGCTGGGCACGGGCGTGGGCATTGGTGCCACCGTGATTGTCGCCCTGCTGGTGATCTTTGGTCTGATCTTCCTCTATCGCAACAAGGCGAGACCCGTCAAGAATACGGAGAACGTGCAGGCGGCAGAGACGAAGGACGAGCGCAATGCCGCCGTAATGTCCTACTCCACACTGGAGGCCAACAACCGGATGCACATGGACAACAATCCGTCGGCGACGTTCAACACGTTCCACGGCGGAGCCGGCGGAAGGAGCAACGGTGGCGGTAATCCGGATGCAAATAGCAATGGTGAAAGACTGAACAACAATCGGTCGG AAAACATTTACGATCAAATACCAAACGAGCAATTCTACGACGCTCCCTACGAGATGCGCACCAATGATGAGGTTTACGAACCGGAACCGGTGGCCAGTAATGTCATCACCATCAACGGGATTTCCGTGAGATAG
- the LOC6620308 gene encoding glutathione hydrolase 1 proenzyme: MYIRIGLNSLISVVIVILVAVYIYRHPGGNAGTRKTTRRPPNPEDPLPPSNSPLHRFSQAAICSDSDVCSQLARKVLENGGSAVDGALAALICNGLIGMQSMGIGGGMVMNIYVAKENKSYSILAREMAPLALRAENFSSFRDEQDFKRSGWSIAVPAELAGYAVAHQRFGRLKWKELVLPTLELCRCGYRLYKHQYDALILNQDMIRADPGLRRMFIDPATGRFWPLGHLIRPASQLCTTYDRLANEGPLSFYRGSIADDLLADLGDAGSAITKEDLNQAHAMLSRAIVMPLDEYDLHLTPPPGSGHVLGFMMNILKEFRAEFAKAGIMSPRQIHLMVEAMKFGFVKRWQLDESASEELLANLTSYELAKSVASKINHTHTFNRPDFYGAAPGIQIRDEHGTAHTSVLHENDAVSVTSSINFYFGSGRTGRRTGVIFNNAMSDFSIEQLKNYFDLPFVAGTNGVAPAARPMSSMSPVIVTERATGKVLLVVGAAGGTKIISALLPLLVRILWQEASIKTAIDASRIHHQMLPNVLIYEYGLRQSYVDSLVERGHRCERYENRGSVICGIAQANDTIWVNSDFRKPGGVSGF; this comes from the exons ATGTACATTAGGATAGGATTGAATAGTTTGATATCCGTGGTGATTGTCATCCTGGTGGCAGTCTATATCTACCGACATCCGGGCGGAAATG CTGGCACAAGGAAGACGACAAGGAGACCGCCAAACCCGGAGGATCCACTGCCGCCCTCCAATTCGCCGCTCCATCGGTTCTCCCAGGCGGCCATTTGCTCCGACAGCGATGTATGCAGCCAGTTGGCCAGAAAAGTCCTGGAGAACGGAGGAAGTGCTGTGGATGGCGCCTTGGCGGCCCTGATTTGCAACGGACTCATCGGGATGCAGAGCATGGGCATCGGTGGCGGCATGGTCATGAACATTTACGTGGCCAAGGAGAACAAATCCTACAGCATTCTGGCCAGGGAAATGGCGCCGCTGGCACTGCGTGCGGAGAACTTCTCGTCGTTTCGCGATGAGCAGGATTTCAAGAGATCCGGCTGGTCCATTGCCGTGCCAGCTGAATTGGCCGGCTATGCGGTGGCCCACCAGAGATTCGGGCGGTTGAAGTGGAAGGAGTTGGTGCTGCCCACTTTGGAATTGTGTCGTTGTGGCTACCGATTGTATAAGCACCAGTACGATGCGCTCATACTCAACCAGGACATGATCAGGGCCGATCCCGGCCTGCGCCGAATGTTCATCGATCCCGCCACCGGGCGCTTCTGGCCATTGGGCCATCTCATCCGCCCCGCGTCTCAATTGTGCACCACCTACGATCGGTTGGCCAACGAGGGACCACTCAGTTTCTACCGCGGATCTATCGCCGATGATCTGCTGGCCGACTTGGGGGACGCGGGCAGTGCAATTACTAAGGAAGACCTCAACCAAGCGCACGCCATGTTGAGTAGGGCGATTGTGATGCCACTGGATGAGTATGATCTCCATTTGACTCCTCCACCTGGCAGTGGTCACGTTCTCGGCTTCATGATGAACATACTCAAGGAGTTCCGGGCGGAATTCGCAAAAGCGGGAATTATGAGCCCACGCCAAATCCATTTGATGGTCGAGGCGATGAAGTTTGGATTCGTGAAGCGATGGCAACTGGACGAATCCGCGAGCGAGGAG CTTTTGGCTAACTTGACCAGTTATGAATTGGCAAAATCCGTGGCTAGCAAAATTAACCACACACATACCTTTAACCGCCCAGACTTCTATGGAGCTGCACCTGGTATTCAAATACGAGATGAGCACGGCACAGCGCACACTTCAGTGCTCCATGAAAACGATGCAGTTTCAGTGACCAGCTCCATCAATTTCTA TTTTGGCAGTGGACGAACTGGCAGACGCACAGGTGTCATCTTTAACAACGCCATGTCGGATTTCTCCATCGAGCAGCTCAAGAACTACTTCGATCTGCCCTTCGTGGCTGGCACGAATGGTGTAGCTCCTGCTGCCCGTCCCATGTCCTCCATGAGTCCAGTGATTGTCACCGAACGCGCCACTGGCAAAGTTCTCTTGGTTGTGGGTGCCGCTGGCGGTACCAAAATAATCTCCGCCCTCCTGCCTCTCCTCGTGCGCATCCTGTGGCAGGAGGCGAGCATCAAGACCGCCATCGATGCCAGTCGCATCCATCACCAGATGCTGCCCAATGTTCTGATCTACGAGTATGGACTACGGCAGAGCTATGTGGATAGCTTGGTGGAGAGGGGACATCGATGCGAGCGTTATGAGAACCGCGGTTCCGTCATCTGTGGAATCGCTCAAGCAAACGATACCATCTGGGTGAACTCGGATTTTCGGAAGCCAGGTGGAGTTAGTGGATTTTAA
- the LOC6620310 gene encoding chromatin accessibility complex 16kD protein codes for MCEPRSQPPVERPPTAETFLPLSRVRTIMKSSMDTGLITNEVLFLMTKCTELFVRHLAGAAYTEEFSQRPGETLKYEHLSQVVNKNKNLEFLLQIVPQKIRVHQFQEMLRLNRSAGSDDDDDDDDDDDDDDDEEESESGSESDE; via the coding sequence ATGTGCGAACCAAGGAGCCAACCGCCCGTGGAGCGTCCACCGACCGCGGAGACCTTTCTGCCCCTCAGCCGCGTGCGTACGATCATGAAGAGCTCCATGGACACGGGCCTGATCACCAACGAGGTGCTCTTCCTGATGACCAAGTGCACGGAGCTATTCGTTCGCCATTTGGCGGGTGCGGCGTACACGGAGGAATTTAGCCAGCGACCGGGCGAAACGCTCAAATACGAGCACCTCTCCCAGGTGGTCAACAAGAACAAGAATCTGGAGTTTCTGCTGCAGATCGTGCCGCAAAAGATTCGTGTGCATCAGTTCCAGGAGATGCTGCGACTAAATCGCTCCGCCGGcagcgacgacgacgacgacgacgacgatgacgacgacgacgacgacgacgaagaAGAGTCCGAATCGGGATCGGAGTCTGATGAATAG
- the LOC6620309 gene encoding regucalcin isoform X2, with protein MSYKVEPLPDSYAGLGEGPHWDVARQSLYYVDLEAGSLLRYDYAQNKVYKTKIEGETLAGFVLPVEGRPQEFAVGCGRRVVIVNWDGVSPSAKVVRTLFEVQPLMDKNRLNDAKVDPRGRFFGGTMRYIGDEFEFRHGELYRWEAGGQVSVIKGDVGISNGLAWDEKAKKFYYIDTTDYEVKSYDYNFDTGVATNPKVIFNLRKNSPKDHLLPDGMTIDTEGNLYVATFNGATIYKVNPNTGKVLLEIKFPTKQITSAAFGGPNLDILYVTTAAKFDQPAPGGTTFKVTGLNATGYPGVNLKV; from the exons ATGTCGTACAAGGTGGAACCACTGCCCGATTCCTACGCCGGCCTGGGCGAAGGTCCTCACTGGGATGTGGCCAGGCAGAGCCTGTACTATGTGGACCTGGAGGCGGGCAGCCTGCTGCGCTACGACTATGCCCAGAACAAGGTCTACAAGACGAAGATCGAGGGCGAGACCTTGGCCGGATTCGTGCTGCCCGTGGAGGGACGTCCGCAGGAGTTCGCCGTCGGCTGCGGTCGACGCGTGGTGATCGTCAACTGGGATGGCGTCTCGCCCAGTGCCAAGGTGGTGCGCACCCTGTTCGAGGTGCAGCCGCTGATGGATAAGAATCGTCTGAACGACGCCAAGGTGGATCCCCGTGGTCGCTTCTTTGGCGGCACCATGCGCTACATTGGCGATGAGTTCGAGTTCCGTCACGGCGAGCTGTACCGCTGGGAGGCCGGTGGCCAGGTGTCGGTGATCAAGGGCGATGTGGGCATCTCCAACGGACTGGCGTGGGACGAGAAGGCCAAGAAGTTCTACTACATCGATACCACCGACTACGAGGTCAAGTCGTATGACTATAACTTCGATACCGGCGTGGCCACCAATCCCAAGGTGATATTCAACCTGCGCAAGAACAGTCCCAAGGATCATCTGCTGCCCGATGGAATGACCATCGATACCGAGGGCAACCTGTATGTGGCCACCTTCAATGGCGCCACCATCTACAAGGTTAATCCCAA CACTGGCAAGGTCCTGCTGGAGATCAAGTTCCCAACCAAACAGATTACCTCCGCCGCCTTTGGTGGCCCCAACTTGGACATCCTGTACGTGACCACTGCCGCCAAGTTCGATCAGCCCGCTCCGGGTGGCACCACCTTCAAGGTGACCGGACTGAACGCCACCGGCTATCCCGGCGTCAACCTGAAGGTCTAG
- the LOC6620307 gene encoding uncharacterized protein LOC6620307, giving the protein MPVQQVRPVSTYDNLGVSQSRQLTAAGMAGEPEAEVEVELNGSHTSHSIAAVKAALNDAKSKFFGINNYESPVASKSAAGVTTMAKPEPRYQNVPQREELPAAAAPDPPAQPAQPPAPAGDHSRALRYATTYEQIPLSDLEAPQASQAVYMSTTVPQNMKGMKIAGRHTPTRNSLRHSRMIVVNHKNHDSLQATRNLNISRQLLVMQLAVGLFIVALAAWILILAPNASILINPYLSGLSLLLASIAGLILLRRDHKITEHRPPNSCYKVLLAESYVFTGLALIFCCLALVCAAIEFAELISSADGECGPTSSSLLSYHNCTCLAAGEMVANYSSSKAPTAFAADQEEPSQNDGCAELRIEWKYLLAFSMALNTLGIVATFLYITLFICCHRKREHFYTSV; this is encoded by the exons ATGCCAGTGCAGCAAGTGCGTCCCGTGAGCACCTACGACAACTTGGGCGTCTCCCAGTCCAGGCAGCTGACGGCCGCCGGTATGGCTGGCGAACCGGAAGCCGAAGTCGAAGTGGAGCTCAATGGCAGCCACACCAGCCACAGCATAGCCGCTGTGAAGGCGGCTCTCAACGATGCCAAGTCCAAGTTCTTTGGCATCAACAACTATGAGTCACCCGTGGCCAGCAAGAGTGCAGCCGGAGTGACGACGATGGCCAAGCCGGAGCCAAGGTACCAAAATGTTCCGCAACGCGAGGAGCTGCCGGCAGCGGCTGCTCCCGATCCTCCAGCGCAACCAGCACAGCCGCCGGCTCCAGCTGGCGATCATAGTAGGGCACTGCGCTATGCGACCACCTACGAACAGATTCCGCTCAGCGACTTGGAAGCACCGCAGGCATCGCAG GCCGTCTACATGAGCACCACAGTGCCGCAGAACATGAAGGGCATGAAGATCGCCGGACGACATACGCCAACTCGCAACAGCCTGAGGCACAGCCGCATGATCGTTGTCAATCACAAAAACCACGACA GTCTCCAGGCGACCAGGAATCTGAATATATCGCGCCAGCTTCTGGTTATGCAATTAGCTGTTGGTCTGTTCATTGTGGCTCTTGCCGCTTGGATACTAATCCTGGCCCCCAATGCGTCCATATTGATCAATCCGTATCTGAGTGGACTGTCG ctgcttttggccagcatTGCGGGGCTCATACTGCTGCGACGGGATCACAAGATCACGGAGCACCGACCGCCCAACAGTTGCTACAAGGTCCTGCTGGCCGAGTCGTATGTGTTCACTGGCCTGGCGCTAATCTTCTGCTGCTTGGCCCTCGTCTGTGCGGCCATTGAGTTCGCGGAGCTCATCTCATCCGCAGACGGAGAATGTGGCCCAACATCGAGCTCACTGCTTAGCTATCACAATTGCACCTGCTTGGCGGCAGGTGAGATGGTGGCCAACTACTCCTCCTCCAAGGCTCCAACGGCATTCGCAGCTGACCAGGAGGAGCCGTCACA AAACGATGGTTGTGCCGAGCTCCGGATCGAATGGAAGTATCTGCTCGCCTTCTCCATGGCGCTCAACACTCTGGGCATTGTTGCAACATTCTTATACATAACGCTATTTATTTGTTGCCACCGCAAGCGAGAACACTTTTACACGTCTGTGTAG
- the LOC6620311 gene encoding LSM12 homolog A — protein MAAAAAGAVNAVNDCFSIGSTVVCTTCFNEEVEGEVLAFDHNTKMLILKCRSKSTEELSDIYAMNLSLCSNVQVIKECNGNFDDPQKLNLEQVKMRLRKTVERRQDYLKSKNADVSPEAQELYRAIAKQYGYNEVSWQGLNIQILNEVTISPPYRVDNVVSSSNNETSCNYIKRIIKQFFNTRPSPVPESGAAASTSSPSVSPTSSSLASGSPVPAN, from the exons ATGGCCGCTGCCGCTGCGGGCGCAGTGAATGCAGTGAACGACTGCTTCAGCATCGGATCCACAGTCGTCTGCACGACCTGTTTCAACGAGGAGGTGGAGGGCGAGGTGCTAGCCTTCGATCACAACACAAAGATGCTAATCCTGA AATGCCGATCCAAGTCCACGGAGGAGCTGAGTGATATCTACGCGATGAACCTCTCGCTCTGCAGCAACGTGCAGGTGATCAAGGAGTGCAACGGCAACTTTGATGATCCGCAAAAGCTCAATCTGGAACAG GTCAAAATGCGCCTGCGGAAAACAGTTGAGCGAAGACAGGACTACTTGAAGTCCAAGAATGCGGATGTCAGTCCAGAGGCACAGGAACTCTATAGAGCGATAGCCAAACAATACGGG tACAATGAAGTCTCCTGGCAAGGACTTAACATACAGATCCTAAATGAAGTCACCATCTCGCCGCCGTACCGAGTGGACAACGTGGTGTCCAGCTCGAACAACGAAACTTCATGCAACTACATCAAGCGCATC ATCAAACAGTTCTTCAACACGAGGCCATCGCCGGTGCCGGAAAGCGGAGCTGCGGCCAGCACCTCGTCACCATCGGTGTCTCCCACGTCCTCATCTCTTGCATCTGGATCGCCGGTTCCCGCAAACTAA
- the LOC6620309 gene encoding regucalcin isoform X1, with the protein MMLLIPVVAVCLFGLTMSYKVEPLPDSYAGLGEGPHWDVARQSLYYVDLEAGSLLRYDYAQNKVYKTKIEGETLAGFVLPVEGRPQEFAVGCGRRVVIVNWDGVSPSAKVVRTLFEVQPLMDKNRLNDAKVDPRGRFFGGTMRYIGDEFEFRHGELYRWEAGGQVSVIKGDVGISNGLAWDEKAKKFYYIDTTDYEVKSYDYNFDTGVATNPKVIFNLRKNSPKDHLLPDGMTIDTEGNLYVATFNGATIYKVNPNTGKVLLEIKFPTKQITSAAFGGPNLDILYVTTAAKFDQPAPGGTTFKVTGLNATGYPGVNLKV; encoded by the exons ATGATGTTACTAATTCCCGTTGTTGCAGTGTGCCTTTTCGGCCTAACG ATGTCGTACAAGGTGGAACCACTGCCCGATTCCTACGCCGGCCTGGGCGAAGGTCCTCACTGGGATGTGGCCAGGCAGAGCCTGTACTATGTGGACCTGGAGGCGGGCAGCCTGCTGCGCTACGACTATGCCCAGAACAAGGTCTACAAGACGAAGATCGAGGGCGAGACCTTGGCCGGATTCGTGCTGCCCGTGGAGGGACGTCCGCAGGAGTTCGCCGTCGGCTGCGGTCGACGCGTGGTGATCGTCAACTGGGATGGCGTCTCGCCCAGTGCCAAGGTGGTGCGCACCCTGTTCGAGGTGCAGCCGCTGATGGATAAGAATCGTCTGAACGACGCCAAGGTGGATCCCCGTGGTCGCTTCTTTGGCGGCACCATGCGCTACATTGGCGATGAGTTCGAGTTCCGTCACGGCGAGCTGTACCGCTGGGAGGCCGGTGGCCAGGTGTCGGTGATCAAGGGCGATGTGGGCATCTCCAACGGACTGGCGTGGGACGAGAAGGCCAAGAAGTTCTACTACATCGATACCACCGACTACGAGGTCAAGTCGTATGACTATAACTTCGATACCGGCGTGGCCACCAATCCCAAGGTGATATTCAACCTGCGCAAGAACAGTCCCAAGGATCATCTGCTGCCCGATGGAATGACCATCGATACCGAGGGCAACCTGTATGTGGCCACCTTCAATGGCGCCACCATCTACAAGGTTAATCCCAA CACTGGCAAGGTCCTGCTGGAGATCAAGTTCCCAACCAAACAGATTACCTCCGCCGCCTTTGGTGGCCCCAACTTGGACATCCTGTACGTGACCACTGCCGCCAAGTTCGATCAGCCCGCTCCGGGTGGCACCACCTTCAAGGTGACCGGACTGAACGCCACCGGCTATCCCGGCGTCAACCTGAAGGTCTAG